The Amaranthus tricolor cultivar Red isolate AtriRed21 chromosome 6, ASM2621246v1, whole genome shotgun sequence genome has a segment encoding these proteins:
- the LOC130815778 gene encoding cysteine-rich receptor-like protein kinase 7, with protein sequence MDMARSNTPIPSQVLREANIRSHIAKLFFIIPLICRIRRSLDWETRYKILLGTARGLLYLHEDFRLTIIHRDLKPNYILLDNSMNPKISDFGLARLVGRDQSSQIGTSRIAGTYGYMAPEYALTGRLSIMSDVYSFGVIILEIVSGHMCSSTIFPYDKESLCLRAWSLWKDNATLDLVDPKLDGVFPIEEAMKCIHIGLLCIQEDAIKRPSMATILLALNGHHVDLAEPEPPLKGPSTINSHRFARNERQIYSNEFSSYFEDMTEIYILDRGCLCYFRLIFLVATVTVSAIVDQLILFAYYMYIAKYNQRRFCLIHLNH encoded by the exons atggatatggcgcgTTCAAATACCCCTATTCCTAGTCAGgtcctcagagag gccaataTTCGGTCTCATATAGCAAA ATTATTTTTCATCATCCCTCTTATAT GTCGAATAAGGCGTTCATTGGATTGGGAAACCCGATATAAGATCTTACTTGGGACTGCTAGAGGGCTCTTATACCTTCATGAAGATTTTAGACTTACAATAATTCATCGAGATCTCAAaccaaattatattttgttagaTAATTCTATGAATCCTAAGATATCTGATTTTGGATTGGCAAGACTTGTTGGAAGAGATCAAAGTAGCCAAATTGGTACAAGTAGAATTGCTGGAACGTA TGGATACATGGCACCCGAGTATGCATTGACAGGACGATTATCAATTATGTCAGATGTTTACAGTTTTGGAGTGATCATTCTAGAGATAGTAAGTGGTCACATGTGTAGCTCAACCATCTTCCCCTATGACAAAGAAAGTCTATGTCTACGA GCATGGAGTTTATGGAAGGATAATGCAACACTAGACTTGGTGGATCCAAAACTTGATGGAGTGTTCCCTATTGAAGAAGCAATGAAATGCATACACATTGGTTTGCTTTGTATTCAAGAAGATgcaatcaagaggccatcaatGGCGACGATTCTTTTAGCCCTCAATGGCCACCATGTAGATCTCGCGGAACCTGAACCACCCTTGAAGGGTCCATCAACCATCAACTCCCATAGGTTTGCACGAAATGAGAGACAAATATATTCCAATGAATTTTCTTCATATTTTGAAGATATGACAGAAATATATATCCTCGATAGAGGTTGTTTATGTTACTTTCGCTTGATTTTTTTAGTTGCTACAGTTACTGTATCTGCTATTGTTGATCAATTGATTTTGTTTGCATATTACATGTATATTGCAAAATATAATCAAAGgagattttgtttaattcatctgAATCACTGA